Proteins encoded in a region of the Planktothrix tepida PCC 9214 genome:
- a CDS encoding FHA domain-containing protein: protein MNELTLTWTEAGQSCTRTLNDQYPTQHPGMVRIGRDPTRCDIVLSHPTVSGLHIEIYFNQAKQNFYLKNLRDTNPPLINYQKLITGEVLLSLGSHIQLGQQQLEVTAVSLEPFLIPPTQLFSPNEPNSQAIFYPNPVQYGLQCPKCDHVSSYQQLNSGCPWCGTSLASAISVVLSTEH, encoded by the coding sequence ATGAACGAATTAACCCTAACTTGGACAGAAGCAGGTCAGTCCTGTACCCGAACCCTGAATGATCAATACCCCACCCAACATCCGGGAATGGTTCGCATTGGACGAGATCCAACACGTTGCGATATTGTATTATCCCATCCAACGGTATCAGGATTACATATTGAAATTTATTTTAATCAAGCTAAACAGAATTTCTATTTGAAAAATCTACGAGATACAAATCCTCCTTTAATTAATTATCAAAAGTTAATAACGGGTGAAGTTCTTTTAAGCCTCGGCAGCCATATCCAATTAGGACAGCAACAACTGGAAGTTACCGCAGTTTCTTTAGAACCTTTTTTAATTCCCCCAACCCAATTATTTTCCCCAAATGAACCAAACTCTCAAGCAATTTTTTATCCAAATCCTGTACAATATGGTTTACAGTGTCCCAAATGTGATCACGTTTCCTCTTATCAACAGTTAAATTCAGGGTGTCCTTGGTGTGGAACGTCGTTAGCCTCAGCAATTAGCGTGGTTTTATCCACTGAACATTAA